The proteins below are encoded in one region of Amycolatopsis acidiphila:
- a CDS encoding MFS transporter, which translates to MCGWLGRKIGVGRLWLYAFAAFTVASGLCALVGDLGWLVAARVVQGISAGLLVPAGQTILGQAVGPRRLGRVMGILGIAVSSGPAIGPTVGGLLLHALPWPWLFVINLPVGAIGSHSA; encoded by the coding sequence CTGTGCGGCTGGCTGGGACGAAAGATCGGAGTCGGGAGGCTGTGGCTGTACGCCTTCGCGGCGTTCACGGTCGCGTCCGGCTTGTGCGCACTCGTCGGTGACCTGGGGTGGCTGGTCGCGGCGCGCGTGGTGCAGGGGATTTCGGCCGGGCTGCTGGTGCCTGCGGGACAGACCATCCTCGGCCAGGCGGTCGGTCCGCGGCGGCTCGGACGCGTGATGGGCATCCTCGGCATCGCCGTGAGCAGCGGTCCGGCGATCGGCCCCACCGTCGGCGGCCTGCTGTTGCACGCACTGCCGTGGCCGTGGCTGTTCGTGATCAACCTGCCCGTGGGCGCGATCGGGTCGCACTCGGCCTGA
- a CDS encoding phosphoribosylaminoimidazolesuccinocarboxamide synthase, whose translation MEHVHAGKVRDLYLDGDDILLVASDRISVYDVALPTPIPGKGALLTQLSNWWFEHFREVVPNHVLSVTDVPEEFAGRAMRCKPLKMVQVECIARGYLAGLGLREYQKYGTVSGVALPPGLEEGSKLPEPIFTPTTKASEGHDEFITFGDVVNQEGRETAERLRELTLEIYRKGAEHAAGQGIIVADTKLEFGWDTEGVLTLGDEVLTSDSSRFWPADEWEPGRPQYAFDKQFVRDWAAGTGWDKTEPGPEVPADIVEATRRRYAEAYERITGRTWS comes from the coding sequence ATGGAGCACGTGCACGCGGGCAAGGTTCGCGACCTCTACCTCGATGGCGACGACATCCTGCTCGTGGCGTCCGACCGGATCTCGGTCTACGACGTGGCGCTGCCCACCCCGATCCCGGGCAAGGGCGCGCTGCTGACCCAGCTGTCGAACTGGTGGTTCGAGCACTTCCGCGAGGTCGTGCCCAACCACGTGCTGTCCGTGACGGACGTGCCCGAGGAGTTCGCCGGCCGGGCGATGCGCTGCAAGCCGCTGAAGATGGTGCAGGTCGAGTGCATCGCCCGCGGTTACCTCGCGGGGCTCGGGCTGCGCGAGTACCAGAAGTACGGCACGGTGTCCGGCGTCGCGCTGCCGCCTGGGCTCGAGGAGGGCAGCAAGCTGCCCGAGCCGATCTTCACGCCGACCACGAAGGCGAGCGAGGGACACGACGAGTTCATCACCTTCGGCGACGTGGTGAACCAGGAGGGCCGCGAGACCGCGGAGCGGCTGCGCGAGCTGACCCTCGAGATCTACCGCAAGGGCGCCGAGCACGCGGCCGGACAGGGCATCATCGTCGCGGACACGAAGCTGGAGTTCGGCTGGGACACCGAGGGTGTGCTGACCCTCGGTGACGAGGTCCTCACCTCGGACTCGTCGCGGTTCTGGCCCGCCGACGAGTGGGAGCCGGGACGGCCGCAGTACGCCTTCGACAAGCAGTTCGTCCGAGACTGGGCAGCCGGCACCGGCTGGGACAAGACGGAGCCGGGCCCGGAGGTCCCCGCCGACATCGTGGAGGCCACCCGGCGCCGGTACGCCGAGGCGTACGAACGGATCACCGGCCGCACCTGGTCCTGA
- a CDS encoding choice-of-anchor D domain-containing protein gives MFIRSRYAARILLLSVIAILVGWGVAPTALADDSTSAHNTLRTGWDDDEAGLVPSQVSAADFGQLFSANVNGQVYAQPVVANGVVVAATENNEVYGLDAVTGAQKWSVDFGPAWPASTVSCGDLVPNIGVTATPVYDPSTGTVYLTAKVNDGPDAQHPHWYLHALDAKTGAERAGFPTTIKGAPTNNPSVPFNPMTAMQRPGLLLLDGVVYAGFASHCDYTPYVGYIVGVNASTGAQTTIWATEASASDEGGIWESGAGLLSDGPGRIIVATGNGIAPAPGPGEDPPATLGESVVRLAVNSDGSLTPQSFFSPHDNTKLNQDDADLGSGGPMALPSNFGTTAHPRLVVQVGKDGRVYLLDADHLGGSGQGAGGGDAVVGMTGPFQGVWGRPGFWGGDGGYVYVVGNTGPLRALKYSAAGPSLTSVGTTTDNFGYTSGSPVVTSTGTTSGSALVWVVYSTGPTGANAQLRAYDPVPVNGVLKLRYSAPIGTAVKFSVPATDNGRVYVGTRDGKILGFGRPTTAVLATKPYDFGSTAVGTTENATVTVTANRDLTVTGATADAPFVTSLTTPVSLVKGQTLTVPISYTPSAWGASTGSLTFSTNVGTTAMDLHGQGTQPGLGATPTSLDFGQVRTGAAKELGVNIINTGTTAETITAVTAPGGPFSADQLPTAGTVLAAGASTTVPVTYTPTTGTDTGKPESGALTLSSDQGSVTVPMTGTALTGKPQLTLDPTVVDFHTVPVGQSVTLSFTVANTGTVPLTITKAKAPAGVFHSDDPLAEGQPIPPGEEMQQKVTFTPSDAYPATAVYEITGDDLETAKTVTLQGNTDPITDYYNKLGGARGSFLSDPVSAQYATAGGGKAQDFRGGSIYWSAATGAHAMLGDILAKYKALGGPAGSLGYPITDEQGTPDGVGRYNHFSRADGASIYWTPNTGAHAIQGAIRTKWASMGWETGPQGYPITDETTTPDGTGKYNHFSRPDGASIYWTANTGAWSIQGQIRDRWTALSREQGPLGYPTTDELGTPDGVGRYNHFSKQASIYWTPSTGPAAIYGLIRQQWASMGWERSALGYPSSDEYGINGGRRNDFVHGWITFWFSNGSIQVTYR, from the coding sequence CACCGAGAACAACGAGGTCTACGGCCTCGACGCGGTGACCGGCGCCCAGAAGTGGAGCGTCGACTTCGGCCCGGCCTGGCCGGCGTCCACCGTCAGCTGTGGTGACCTCGTCCCGAACATCGGCGTCACGGCCACGCCCGTCTACGACCCGTCGACCGGCACCGTCTACCTCACCGCGAAGGTCAACGACGGGCCCGACGCCCAGCATCCGCACTGGTACCTGCACGCGCTGGACGCGAAGACCGGCGCCGAGCGCGCGGGCTTCCCGACCACGATCAAGGGCGCGCCGACGAACAACCCGAGCGTGCCGTTCAACCCGATGACCGCGATGCAGCGGCCTGGGCTGCTGCTGCTCGACGGGGTCGTCTACGCCGGGTTCGCCAGCCACTGCGACTACACGCCGTACGTCGGCTACATCGTCGGCGTCAATGCCTCGACCGGTGCCCAGACCACGATCTGGGCCACCGAGGCCTCGGCCTCGGACGAGGGCGGGATCTGGGAGTCCGGCGCCGGGCTGCTCTCCGACGGGCCCGGTCGCATCATCGTCGCTACCGGCAACGGCATCGCGCCCGCGCCCGGCCCCGGCGAGGACCCGCCGGCCACCCTCGGCGAGTCGGTCGTGCGGCTGGCCGTCAACAGCGACGGGTCCCTCACCCCGCAGAGCTTCTTCAGCCCGCACGACAACACGAAGCTCAACCAGGACGACGCCGACCTCGGCTCGGGCGGCCCGATGGCGCTGCCGTCGAACTTCGGCACCACCGCGCACCCGCGCCTGGTCGTCCAGGTCGGCAAGGACGGCCGGGTCTACCTGCTCGACGCCGACCACCTCGGCGGCTCCGGGCAGGGGGCGGGCGGCGGGGACGCCGTCGTCGGCATGACCGGCCCGTTCCAGGGCGTCTGGGGCCGGCCCGGCTTCTGGGGCGGCGACGGCGGTTACGTCTACGTCGTCGGCAACACCGGACCGCTGCGTGCGCTGAAGTACTCCGCCGCCGGGCCGTCGCTGACCTCGGTCGGCACGACCACCGACAACTTCGGCTACACCTCGGGTTCGCCGGTGGTCACCTCCACCGGCACGACCTCGGGCTCGGCGCTGGTGTGGGTCGTCTACAGCACGGGCCCGACCGGGGCGAACGCCCAGCTGCGCGCGTACGACCCGGTGCCGGTCAACGGCGTGCTGAAGCTGCGCTACTCCGCCCCGATCGGCACGGCGGTCAAGTTCTCGGTGCCCGCCACCGACAACGGCCGGGTCTACGTCGGCACCCGGGACGGCAAGATCCTCGGCTTCGGCAGGCCGACCACCGCCGTGCTGGCGACCAAGCCGTACGACTTCGGCTCGACCGCGGTCGGCACCACGGAGAACGCGACCGTCACCGTCACGGCGAACCGTGATCTCACGGTCACCGGCGCCACCGCGGACGCTCCCTTCGTCACCTCGCTCACCACGCCGGTGAGCCTGGTCAAGGGGCAGACACTGACCGTGCCGATCAGCTACACGCCGTCCGCCTGGGGCGCGTCGACCGGCAGCCTGACCTTCAGCACCAACGTCGGCACCACCGCGATGGACCTGCACGGGCAGGGCACGCAGCCGGGCCTCGGCGCGACACCCACCTCGCTCGACTTCGGGCAGGTGCGCACGGGTGCGGCGAAGGAGCTCGGCGTCAACATCATCAACACGGGCACCACCGCGGAGACGATCACCGCGGTGACCGCGCCGGGCGGACCGTTCAGCGCGGACCAGCTGCCCACGGCGGGCACCGTGCTGGCGGCGGGTGCGTCGACGACGGTCCCGGTCACCTACACGCCGACGACGGGCACGGACACCGGGAAGCCCGAAAGCGGCGCGCTCACGCTGTCGAGCGACCAGGGCTCGGTGACCGTGCCGATGACGGGCACCGCGCTGACGGGCAAGCCGCAGCTGACGCTCGACCCGACGGTGGTGGACTTCCACACGGTCCCGGTCGGGCAGTCGGTGACGCTCTCGTTCACCGTGGCCAACACCGGCACGGTGCCGCTGACGATCACCAAGGCGAAGGCGCCTGCGGGCGTGTTCCACAGCGACGACCCGCTGGCCGAGGGGCAGCCGATCCCGCCGGGCGAGGAGATGCAGCAGAAGGTGACCTTCACCCCGTCCGACGCCTACCCGGCGACGGCGGTGTACGAGATCACCGGTGACGACCTCGAGACCGCCAAGACCGTGACCCTGCAAGGGAACACCGACCCGATCACCGACTACTACAACAAGCTCGGCGGCGCCCGCGGCTCGTTCCTGAGTGACCCTGTATCGGCGCAGTACGCGACGGCGGGCGGCGGCAAGGCCCAGGACTTCCGCGGCGGCAGCATCTACTGGTCCGCGGCGACGGGTGCGCACGCGATGCTGGGCGACATCCTGGCCAAGTACAAGGCGCTCGGCGGGCCGGCCGGCAGCCTCGGCTACCCGATCACCGACGAGCAGGGCACGCCGGACGGAGTGGGGCGGTACAACCACTTCTCGCGGGCGGACGGCGCGTCGATCTACTGGACGCCCAACACCGGGGCGCATGCCATCCAGGGTGCGATCCGGACGAAGTGGGCGTCGATGGGCTGGGAGACCGGGCCGCAGGGGTACCCGATCACGGACGAGACGACGACCCCGGACGGGACCGGGAAGTACAACCACTTCTCGCGCCCGGACGGCGCGTCGATCTACTGGACGGCGAACACCGGCGCGTGGTCGATCCAGGGGCAGATCCGGGACCGGTGGACCGCGCTCAGCCGTGAGCAGGGCCCGCTCGGCTACCCGACGACGGACGAGCTGGGCACGCCGGACGGGGTGGGGCGGTACAACCACTTCAGCAAACAGGCGTCGATCTACTGGACCCCGTCGACGGGTCCGGCGGCGATCTACGGCCTGATCCGGCAGCAGTGGGCGTCGATGGGCTGGGAGCGCAGCGCGCTGGGCTACCCGAGCTCGGACGAGTACGGCATCAACGGCGGCAGGCGGAACGACTTCGTGCACGGGTGGATCACGTTCTGGTTCTCGAACGGTTCGATCCAGGTGACCTACCGCTGA